The Williamsia sp. DF01-3 genome has a window encoding:
- the yvcK gene encoding uridine diphosphate-N-acetylglucosamine-binding protein YvcK, with protein sequence MTGRDPSIVALGGGHGLYATLTAMRRLSGDVTAVVTVADDGGSSGRLRSELGVLPPGDLRMAIAALLAATDPEGRNVGGVPGAQPPEEWAALLQHRFGGRGALAGHPIGNLLLAGLTEVTGDAVKALEMITTLFGVQGRVLPMSATALDIEADVSGLEADPRISHSIRGQVAVATTPGKVRRVRLLPHQPPACREAVDAIDGADLVVLGPGSWFSSVIPHVLVPEQLAALKRTAARKILIVNLAPEPGETAGFSVERHLHVLLAHADDFRVDHVVVDSASVPFGREREHVERAAAKFGATLHDGELAVPGTHTHDPARVAALIAGLCDSEAASYRSIVPTTTEGDGVRWR encoded by the coding sequence ATGACCGGCCGAGACCCCTCGATCGTCGCGCTGGGTGGGGGGCATGGTCTGTACGCCACCCTCACCGCCATGCGCCGGTTGAGCGGCGACGTGACCGCCGTGGTGACGGTCGCCGACGACGGCGGGTCGTCCGGACGTCTGCGGTCTGAACTCGGCGTCCTGCCGCCCGGTGACCTCCGGATGGCCATTGCCGCCTTGCTCGCTGCCACCGATCCAGAGGGTCGGAATGTCGGCGGGGTCCCCGGTGCGCAGCCACCCGAGGAGTGGGCCGCACTGTTGCAGCACCGTTTCGGCGGACGCGGAGCTCTGGCCGGCCATCCGATCGGAAATCTGTTGCTCGCCGGGCTCACCGAGGTAACCGGTGACGCGGTCAAGGCGCTGGAGATGATCACCACATTGTTCGGTGTGCAGGGCAGGGTGTTGCCGATGTCGGCCACCGCCCTCGACATCGAAGCCGATGTGTCCGGGCTCGAAGCCGACCCGCGGATCAGCCATTCGATCCGCGGTCAGGTCGCGGTCGCGACCACGCCGGGCAAGGTGCGCCGGGTCCGGTTGCTGCCGCACCAGCCGCCGGCGTGCCGGGAGGCCGTCGACGCCATCGACGGAGCCGATCTGGTGGTCCTCGGCCCGGGGTCCTGGTTCTCGAGCGTGATCCCGCATGTGTTGGTGCCCGAGCAGCTCGCTGCCCTCAAACGGACGGCGGCCCGCAAGATCCTGATCGTCAACCTCGCCCCCGAACCCGGTGAGACGGCCGGTTTTTCGGTTGAACGCCACCTGCACGTCCTGCTCGCCCACGCCGACGATTTCCGGGTCGACCACGTGGTCGTCGACTCGGCGTCGGTGCCGTTCGGTCGCGAACGCGAGCACGTGGAACGAGCTGCCGCGAAGTTCGGTGCCACGTTGCACGACGGCGAACTGGCAGTCCCTGGCACCCACACCCACGACCCCGCTCGCGTGGCGGCTCTCATCGCCGGCCTGTGCGATAGTGAAGCCGCCAGTTACAGATCGATAGTTCCAACAACCACAGAGGGAGACGGCGTCCGGTGGCGATGA
- the pgk gene encoding phosphoglycerate kinase, producing MTTSVPTLADLLETGVEGRTVLVRSDLNVPLDGGKITDAGRIVASAPTIKALSDAGAKVIVTAHLGRPKGVPDPAFSLAPVAERLGTELGRNVQLAGDVVGGDALARSEGLTDGDVLLVENVRFDPRETSKDAAEREKLAKALVELTGDEGAFVSDGFGVVHREQASVYDVAKLLPHYAGGLVAAEVEVLAKLTTDTARPYAVVLGGSKVSDKIGVIEALAPKVDTLVIGGGMAFTFLAARGLSVGSSLLQEDQIEVCKSLLERFGDVIHLPVDVVVADKFAADAEAQTVSAEEIPGGWMGLDIGPESVKRFAAVLHEAKTVFWNGPAGVFEFEKFAAGTKGLAQAIIEATSGGAFSVVGGGDSAAAVRTLGLPEDGFSHISTGGGASLEYLEGKELPGLKVLEN from the coding sequence GTGACCACCTCGGTTCCCACCCTCGCCGATTTGCTCGAGACCGGAGTGGAAGGAAGGACCGTGCTGGTCCGTTCCGACCTCAACGTGCCTCTCGACGGCGGCAAGATCACCGACGCCGGACGCATTGTTGCGTCGGCGCCGACCATCAAGGCTCTGTCCGACGCAGGTGCCAAGGTCATCGTGACCGCGCACCTGGGCCGTCCGAAGGGGGTGCCCGACCCGGCGTTCTCCCTCGCGCCGGTCGCCGAGCGTCTCGGCACCGAGCTGGGCCGTAACGTCCAGCTCGCCGGTGACGTGGTCGGCGGGGACGCGCTGGCTCGCTCGGAAGGTCTGACCGACGGCGACGTGCTGTTGGTCGAAAATGTGCGGTTCGATCCGCGCGAGACCTCCAAGGACGCAGCCGAGCGCGAGAAGCTCGCCAAGGCGCTGGTGGAGTTGACCGGCGATGAGGGTGCGTTCGTCTCCGACGGATTCGGTGTGGTGCACCGTGAGCAGGCATCGGTGTACGACGTGGCAAAGCTGTTGCCGCACTACGCCGGTGGCCTGGTCGCAGCCGAGGTCGAGGTTCTGGCCAAGCTGACCACCGACACCGCCCGGCCTTACGCCGTGGTGCTCGGCGGCTCCAAGGTGTCGGACAAGATCGGCGTCATCGAGGCCCTGGCGCCCAAGGTCGACACCCTGGTGATCGGCGGAGGTATGGCGTTCACCTTCCTCGCCGCACGTGGGCTGTCGGTCGGTTCGTCGTTGCTGCAGGAAGACCAGATCGAGGTCTGCAAGTCCTTGCTCGAGCGGTTCGGAGACGTCATCCACCTGCCGGTGGACGTGGTCGTGGCCGACAAGTTCGCGGCCGACGCCGAGGCCCAAACCGTGTCGGCAGAAGAGATCCCGGGCGGCTGGATGGGATTGGACATCGGTCCCGAGTCGGTCAAGCGCTTCGCAGCGGTGTTGCACGAGGCCAAGACCGTGTTCTGGAATGGTCCGGCCGGCGTCTTCGAGTTCGAGAAGTTCGCCGCCGGCACCAAGGGCCTGGCCCAGGCCATCATCGAAGCCACCAGCGGGGGAGCGTTCTCCGTGGTCGGCGGCGGCGACAGCGCGGCGGCGGTCCGAACCCTCGGTCTCCCCGAGGACGGGTTCTCGCACATCTCGACCGGCGGCGGTGCGTCTCTGGAGTATCTCGAAGGCAAAGAGTTGCCCGGACTGAAGGTGTTGGAGAACTGA
- the rapZ gene encoding RNase adapter RapZ — MRQVSESQAGTTTGAPGLTEVLLVTGLSGAGSSTVANLLEDAGWYVVDNVPHTLIRSMVDVARRDDSAISRMAIVMRIQIDSYASALDALRSELALTGVDPKVVFIEASDQVLVQRFEQVRRRHPLQGNGTLISAIATERAMLAAVKERADLVIDTSNLSVARLRVIIEGAYANASVADVSVVVESFGFKYGLPIDADMVADVRFLPNPHWVPELRDHNGLEEPVRDYVLGQEGADEFLEKYEQILRLVGAGYRREGKRYMTVAIGCTGGKHRSVAMSEAIAARLSCPADGAAAFAVRVAHRDLGRE, encoded by the coding sequence ATCCGCCAGGTGAGTGAATCGCAGGCCGGCACCACAACCGGCGCCCCAGGGCTGACCGAGGTGTTGCTGGTCACCGGACTGTCCGGTGCCGGCAGCAGCACTGTTGCGAACCTGCTCGAAGACGCCGGCTGGTACGTGGTCGACAACGTCCCGCACACCTTGATCAGGTCGATGGTGGACGTGGCCCGCCGCGACGACTCCGCCATCTCCCGGATGGCCATCGTGATGCGTATCCAGATCGACTCCTACGCCTCGGCCCTCGATGCCTTGCGCTCCGAACTGGCCCTGACCGGTGTCGATCCCAAAGTGGTGTTCATCGAGGCGTCAGACCAGGTGCTGGTACAGAGGTTCGAGCAGGTACGTCGCCGACATCCTCTGCAAGGCAACGGCACTCTGATCTCGGCCATCGCGACCGAGCGGGCGATGCTGGCTGCGGTGAAGGAACGCGCGGATCTTGTCATCGACACCTCGAACCTGTCGGTGGCCAGGTTGCGGGTGATCATCGAGGGCGCATATGCGAACGCGTCGGTCGCGGACGTGAGCGTGGTGGTCGAGTCGTTCGGGTTCAAATACGGGCTGCCGATCGACGCGGACATGGTGGCCGACGTTCGTTTCCTGCCCAATCCACACTGGGTGCCCGAGCTCCGCGACCACAACGGTCTCGAGGAGCCGGTGCGGGACTACGTGTTGGGTCAAGAGGGCGCCGATGAGTTCCTGGAGAAATACGAGCAGATCTTGAGACTGGTCGGTGCGGGATACCGGCGCGAGGGCAAGAGGTACATGACGGTTGCCATCGGGTGCACCGGTGGAAAACACCGAAGCGTCGCGATGAGCGAGGCCATCGCCGCCCGATTGTCGTGCCCGGCCGATGGCGCGGCCGCTTTTGCGGTACGGGTGGCCCATCGGGATCTGGGCCGCGAATGA
- the whiA gene encoding DNA-binding protein WhiA, which yields MAMTSAVKDELSRLAVTQVSSRKAEVSALLRFAGGLHIVAGRVVVEAEVDLGNVARRLRQAIFDLYGYNSEFHVLSAGGIRKSARYIVRVTKDGEALARQTGLLDMRGRPVRGLPAQVVGGTVGDAEAAWRGAFLAHGSLTEPGRSSALEVSCPGPEAALALVGAARRLGVTAKAREVRGADRVVIRDGEAIGALLTRMGAQDTRLTWEERRMRREVRATANRLANFDDANLRRSARAAVAAAARVERALEILGDQVPDHLISAGQLRITHRQASLEELGQLADPPMTKDAVAGRIRRLLSMADKKARTEGIPDTESAVTADLLDDD from the coding sequence GTGGCGATGACATCCGCGGTCAAAGACGAATTGAGTCGTCTGGCGGTCACGCAGGTGAGCAGCCGGAAGGCCGAGGTCTCGGCTCTGCTGCGTTTCGCGGGCGGACTCCACATCGTCGCGGGACGTGTGGTGGTGGAGGCCGAGGTCGACCTCGGCAACGTCGCACGGCGGCTGCGCCAGGCGATCTTCGACCTCTACGGGTACAACTCCGAGTTCCACGTCCTCAGTGCCGGCGGCATCCGCAAGAGCGCCCGGTACATCGTTCGCGTCACCAAGGATGGCGAGGCTCTGGCCCGTCAGACCGGCCTGCTGGACATGCGTGGCAGGCCCGTGCGCGGCCTACCGGCCCAGGTGGTCGGCGGCACCGTCGGTGATGCCGAAGCTGCTTGGCGCGGAGCATTTCTCGCGCACGGATCGTTGACCGAGCCCGGCCGTTCCTCGGCCCTGGAGGTCAGCTGCCCCGGGCCGGAGGCCGCGCTGGCCCTGGTGGGTGCAGCTCGGCGGCTCGGTGTCACCGCCAAGGCCCGTGAGGTCCGCGGCGCCGACCGCGTGGTGATCCGCGACGGCGAGGCCATCGGCGCGTTGCTGACCCGGATGGGAGCGCAGGACACCCGGCTCACCTGGGAGGAGCGGCGGATGCGCCGCGAGGTGCGTGCCACCGCCAACCGCCTGGCCAACTTCGACGACGCCAATCTGCGTCGGTCGGCGCGCGCCGCTGTTGCGGCTGCCGCCCGGGTGGAGCGCGCGCTCGAAATTCTCGGCGACCAGGTGCCGGACCACCTGATCTCGGCGGGACAGCTCCGGATCACCCACCGGCAGGCATCGCTGGAGGAGCTGGGCCAGCTCGCCGATCCGCCGATGACGAAAGACGCTGTGGCGGGCCGTATCCGGCGTCTGCTGTCGATGGCCGACAAAAAGGCACGGACCGAAGGCATCCCCGACACCGAGTCGGCGGTCACCGCTGACCTGCTCGACGACGACTGA
- the gap gene encoding type I glyceraldehyde-3-phosphate dehydrogenase gives MTVRVGVNGFGRIGRNFFRAVEAQKALGTTDVEIVAVNDLTDNASLAHLLKYDSILGRLPQDVSLEGDDTIVVGDQKIKALSLREGPSALPWGDLGVDVVVESTGIFTDAAKAKGHLDAGAKKVIISAPAKGEDITIVMGVNDDKYDGSQNIISNASCTTNCLGPIAKVLDDEFGIVKGLMTTIHAYTQDQNLQDGPHSDLRRARAAALNVVPTGTGAAKAIGLVLPQLLGKLDGYALRVPIPTGSVTDLTANLKKSASVDEINAAMKAAAEGPLKGILKYSTDPIVSSDIVTDPHSSIFDAPLTKVIEDQVKIVSWYDNEWGYSNRLVDLIGLVGKSL, from the coding sequence GTGACCGTTCGGGTAGGCGTCAACGGATTCGGCCGGATCGGCCGCAACTTCTTCCGTGCCGTGGAAGCACAAAAGGCGTTGGGCACCACCGACGTCGAGATCGTCGCCGTCAACGACCTCACCGACAACGCGAGCCTGGCTCATCTGCTCAAGTACGACTCCATCCTGGGCCGCCTGCCGCAGGACGTCTCGCTCGAAGGTGACGACACCATCGTCGTCGGCGATCAGAAGATCAAGGCGCTGTCGCTGCGCGAAGGCCCGTCGGCGCTGCCGTGGGGTGACCTCGGTGTCGACGTCGTCGTCGAGTCCACCGGAATCTTCACCGATGCTGCCAAGGCGAAGGGCCACCTGGACGCCGGCGCCAAGAAGGTCATCATCTCCGCGCCTGCAAAGGGCGAGGACATCACCATCGTGATGGGCGTCAACGACGACAAGTACGACGGCAGCCAGAACATCATCTCCAACGCTTCGTGCACCACCAACTGTCTCGGCCCCATCGCCAAGGTCCTCGACGACGAATTCGGCATCGTCAAGGGTCTGATGACCACGATCCACGCCTACACGCAAGATCAGAACCTCCAGGACGGACCGCACAGTGACCTCCGTCGTGCGCGCGCTGCCGCTCTGAACGTGGTCCCGACCGGCACCGGTGCCGCCAAGGCGATCGGGCTCGTGCTCCCGCAGCTGCTCGGCAAGCTCGATGGCTACGCACTCCGCGTGCCCATCCCGACCGGCTCGGTCACCGACCTCACCGCGAACCTCAAGAAGTCGGCAAGCGTCGACGAGATCAACGCCGCGATGAAGGCTGCCGCCGAGGGCCCCCTCAAGGGCATCCTGAAGTACAGCACCGACCCGATCGTGTCCTCCGACATCGTCACCGATCCGCACTCGAGCATCTTCGACGCGCCGCTGACCAAGGTGATCGAGGACCAGGTCAAGATCGTGTCGTGGTACGACAACGAGTGGGGCTACTCCAACCGCCTCGTCGACCTCATCGGCCTGGTCGGCAAGTCACTGTAA
- the tpiA gene encoding triose-phosphate isomerase, with the protein MANRKPLIAGNWKMNLNHLEAIGLVQKIAFALPAKYFDKVDVTVIPPFTDIRSVQTVVDGDKLLLTYGAQDLSAHDSGAYTGEISGAFLAKLGCTFVVVGHSERRTMHAETDDVVLAKTKAALKYELTPIVCVGEGLEVREAGDHVDYNIAQLKGSLAGLSADEISKVVIAYEPVWAIGTGRVASAADAQEVCAALRTTLAELADAKVADSVRILYGGSVNAKNVGEIVGQTDVDGALVGGASLKSDEFATLSAIAAGGPLP; encoded by the coding sequence ATGGCCAATCGTAAGCCGCTGATCGCGGGCAACTGGAAGATGAACCTCAATCACCTCGAGGCCATCGGGCTGGTGCAGAAGATCGCATTCGCGTTGCCCGCCAAGTACTTCGACAAGGTCGACGTCACGGTGATCCCGCCGTTCACCGACATCCGCAGTGTCCAGACCGTCGTCGACGGCGACAAGTTGCTGTTGACCTATGGCGCGCAGGACCTCTCCGCGCATGATTCGGGTGCGTACACCGGTGAGATCAGCGGCGCATTCCTGGCCAAGCTCGGGTGCACGTTCGTGGTGGTCGGGCATTCCGAGCGGCGCACGATGCACGCGGAGACCGACGACGTGGTCCTCGCGAAGACCAAGGCAGCGCTCAAGTACGAGCTGACCCCCATCGTCTGTGTCGGCGAAGGCCTCGAGGTGCGCGAGGCAGGCGACCACGTCGACTACAACATCGCGCAGCTCAAGGGATCGCTTGCGGGCCTGTCCGCCGACGAGATCAGCAAGGTTGTCATCGCGTACGAACCCGTCTGGGCCATCGGTACCGGCCGCGTTGCCAGTGCCGCCGACGCCCAGGAGGTGTGCGCGGCGCTACGCACCACGCTCGCCGAACTGGCCGACGCCAAGGTCGCCGACTCTGTACGCATCCTCTACGGCGGATCTGTGAACGCCAAGAACGTCGGCGAGATCGTCGGACAGACCGACGTCGACGGTGCCCTGGTGGGTGGCGCGTCGCTGAAGTCCGACGAGTTCGCCACCCTGTCGGCGATCGCCGCCGGGGGACCGCTGCCCTGA